The sequence GTCGTCGTCACCGGAGGAGCGGTCGTCGTGGTCGTCGTGGGCGTGGTGGTGGGCGTGGTCGTGGTTGTCGTCGTGGTGGTTGTCGTCGTGGTGGTTGTCGTCGTGGTGGTCGTCGTTGGCGGCGTCGTGGTGGTGACCTGGGTCGTCGTCGTCACCGGAGGCGGCGGTGCCTGGGTGGTCTCGGGTGGCGGCGGCGGGTCGCTGGTCACCGTGACGGTCTCCGGCGGGCCGGGCGGTGGCGGCGCGCTGGTCGGGGGCGGCAGCGGCGACGCGGGCGGGTTGGGCGATGCGGGCGAGGGCCGCGGTTCCGGGGCGCTGTTCGTCGCGCTGGTGAGCGCGATCGCCACCCCGCCGACGGCGATCAGCGCGACGGCGGCGGCCACACCGAAGACCAGCGTGGGCAGCCGTTGCCAGGTGCGGGGCTCTTCGATCGGGCCGGTCGGCGGCACGTACTGCACCGGCGGGCGCGATGCCGTCAGACCGGTGTCGTAGGGCTCCGCGCCGGTGTATGCCACCGGCTCTTCGGCGCCGGCATCGTCCTGCGACCAGGCCAGCGCCCCGATCGTCGATGACCCCGGTGCGTCGACCGGCGGCGCCGGGGCCACCCCGGTCTGGGCGTCCCCCAGCGGGACCGGCGCGACCCCGGTCTCGGCGTCGGCGGCCACACCGTATGCGGCGTACAGCGCGGCGCCCACCGCCGCGTCCAGCGCCGGCTGAGCCGTGGTTAGCACGGGCGCACTCGTGTGCTCGGCGAGGCGCTGAGCGATCAGCGGAATGCCGGCTCCCCCGCCGACCGTCGCCACCGCGGATAACTCGTTCCAGCTGATTCTGTTGCGCTGCAACGTATTATCGAGCGCCTCCAGAACACCGCTCAGCGGTTCGGCGAGTATCGACTCGAGCGCAGAGCGCGTCACCTCAACGGTCGACCCGTATCCGGGTAGCTCCGCGACAACCTCGGTCACCGTCTGCGTCGACAGCCGCTCCTTGGCGCGCCGGCATTCGTCGCGCAGCGCGGTGAGCGATCCCACCGCGGCCGTGCCCGCGGGGTCGACGTCCCCGGTTTGCCCGATCTCGTCGAGGACTCTGCGCAGCAGTGCCTGGTCGATTTGGTCACCGGAGAACTCGAGGTAGCGGGTGGTCTCGTCGATCGGTTCGAACCGCGCACCCGCGTCGGCCAACGTGATGCTGGTACCGCCGCCACCGAAGTCCAGCAGCGCCACGACTCCCTGCGCCGTGAAGCCGGGGTTGACGTTCAGCGCGGTCAGCGCCGCAACCGCGTCGGAAAGCAGGCGTGCGGGCCTGCCGTTCGGTGCCAGCACGGGATTGGCGCGCATCGCGGTACGTAGCGCACGCAGCGACGCGGGTCCCCAGTGCGCGGGCACGGCGATCGCGATGTCGGCCGCCGCCGGCTGACCCCCGCTGGCCTGGACCATCTCGGTCAGCGCATCGACCAACAGTTGTTCGGCCGGAACAGGCGTCCCGTCGGCGGCCACCAGAGGCACGGCGTCGCCGACGCGTTCGACGAAACCGCTCAACACCGTGCCGTCGGGATGCGCCAGCACGGATCGTCGTGTCACGGGTTGATTGCCGACACGCGCCGCGACCAAGTTCGTCGTCCCGATCGACAACCCCAACGGGTCGCTCATAACGGACCACACCATAGCCGCCGAGCCTGGAGAAACCCGTCCGACACTCCGGTCCAACACCCTTCGGCCGTCACGGTTTTGGACCACCGTGAACGGGTACTAGGCAAGCCATGACGTCACTGTGGCTAGCAAACCGAGGCAACCGGGCGATCCCGGCCAATCCGATGGTCGACGCCGACCGTTCTGCCGACGTCGCGGTCGTCGGCGCGGGGATCACCGGGCTGATCACCGCGGTCCTGCTGGCACGGGCCGGCAAGGACGTCCTGGTGCTTGAAGCCCAGTTTCCGGGCGCCGGAGCCACCGGCAACACCACGGCCAAGATCTCGTTGCTGCAGGGCACCAAGATGTCCAAGATCGTCGGCAAGCACGGCGTGGACAGGGCCACGCAGTACCTCGAGGGCAACCGTGAGGGTCAGGAGTGGTTGACCCAGCACTGTGAGGCGCACGGCATCTCGGTGCAGCGCGAAGACGCCTACACCTACGCGCAGTCCGAGAACGGGCTGTCGTCGGTGCGGGAGGAGCTGACGGCGTGCAAGTCCGTCGGGCTGGACGTCACGTGGGTGGACGAGGCCAGCGACGAGGCCGGGGTGCCGTTCCCGTTCGCCGGTGGCGTGCGGTTGCCCGATCAGGCGCAGTTCGACCCGATGCCGCTGCTGGACAGCTTGATCATCGAGCTCGACGAGCGCGGCGGGCGGCTCGCGCAGGGCGTGCGGGTCCAGAAGGTCTCAAGCAAGGGCGACGGGCTCGTATTGAGCGTGCGCACCAACGACGGTGCCGAATTCGACACGCACGCAAAGCAATGCGTACTCGCGACGGGCATTCCGATTCTCGACCGTGGCGGGTTCTTCGCGCGCCTGCAGCCGAATCGTTCGTACTGCATGGCCTATCGGGTGCCCGGCGACATCACCCGCGGCATGTACATCTCGGCCGACTCGCCCACCAGGTCCGTCCGCTACGCACCGACCGCCGAGGGTGACCGGCTGCTGGTCGGCGGCGCAGGCCACCCCGTCGGCCACCGCAAGAGCCCCGCGTCGTCGGTGCAGGAACTCGACGCGTGGGCCAAGCAGCACTACCCCGGCGCGATGCAGACGAACTACTGGTCGGCACAGGATTACACGCCGATCGACGAGTTGCCGTATGTCGGGCCCATCCTGCCCGGCAACGACAAGATCTTCGTGGCAACGGGTTTCGACAAGTGGGGCATGACCAACGGCACGGCCGCGGCGCTTGCGCTGTCGAGTCGCATCCTGGGCGGGCGGATGGACTGGGCCGAGGCGTTTGCCAGTTGGAGCCCGCACGAACTGTCCGGCATCCCGAAAGCCATGCAGCTCAACCTCGAGGTGGGCCTGTATCTGGCGCGGGGCTGGATCACCCCGGCGACACGGATCGGCGACCGCACTCCCGACGAGGGCGGCGTGGTCAGCGGCCCGCCGTGGGATCTGGAGGCCAGAAGTGTCGTCGACGGTGTCGAGTACCGGGTGTCGCCGGTGTGTCCGCATCTGGGCGGGATCGTCAACTGGAACGACGCCGACGAGTCCTGGGAGTGCCCGTTGCACGGGTCACGGTTCGCCCCCGACGGCACCTTGCTCGAAGGCCCGGCGACGCGCAACCTCACTGCGGCGCAATAGGTTCTGTTTCATCGGGCTTGTCGGGGACCAGCTTGCGCATCACTGCCGAGCCCACCGCCCCGACGACGATCAGCGCGATCGCGGCCGCGTCTGGTAGCGCGTCGCTCACCCAGCCGACGATGCCGACCACGGTGACAAACGGGGGAAACCAGTCGAAGGCCTCGGCGATCGAGGTCTTCTCACCGGTGGCGTAGTCGGGATAGAACTCGGTGAACGACAGGGCGAAGATCATCGCGCCGATCGGCAGGATCCACGCCGTCCAGAAGTTGTCGTTGTCGCCCAGCACCGCGTCGCCGTACACGCCGACGACCGCGGAGAACAGGAACGCCCCGGCCCACGCCGCCGAGATCATGTAGTTGATCCGGAGAAAGACCGGGCTGTCCCAGAACTCCTGTGGCGTGGTGTCCTTTGCGTACGCCAGCGTGAAGGGTCTGCGGATCAGCAACGTGATGATCGCGAACGCCGCCAGCGCGACACTGCTCAGCGCACCGGCCCACAGCTGCAACCACTCGATGGCGCGGTCGGAGGCCACCAGCCCGAGCACGGCCAGCACCCCGAAGAAGGCCACGGTGAACGCTTCCAGCAGATGCACGGGCACGCCGCGGCGGGCACCCACCCACAGCGTCAGCAACGACAACGCCAGCGCGACAGAGGCCGCCTCCTCGAAGCGGCCGGGACCGTTGAGGACCCCCATCAAAATCCACGGTGCGATGCCCGCGAGGGGCGATTTCACGTACCCGTCGACGAATTTCATGGTGGCACCTTATGCGGCGATGAGCGATTGTGCTGCAATGTCGGCCATGGGTGACATCGACGAGATCAAACTAGTCAAGTACCGGTACCTGCGTGCACTGGACACCAAATACTGGGACGACTTCGCCGCCACCCTCACCGAGGACGTGGTCGGCAGGTACGGCGAGTCCATCGGCGAGGAGCACCACTTCACCAACCGCGACGAGCTGGTGACGTTCATGCGCAACTCCCTGGGCCCCGAGATCATCACCGAGCACCGCGTCACCCACCCGGAGATCCACGTCGACGGCGACGAGGCGACGGCGACCTGGTACCTGCAAGACCGGGTGATCGCACCGGACTTCAACTTCATGCTGATCGGTGCCGGCTTCTACCACGACCGGTACCGACGCACCGGCGACGGCTGGAAGATCTGCGAGACCGGCTACGACCGTACCTACGACGCGTCGATGTCCACCGAAGGGCTGAACTTCAAGGTGAAACCCGGTCGGGCACTGAATATTTGACGGCTACTTCGAGATCGCGATCAACGCGCCCGGGCGCAGCCAAGCCATGATCTTGACCAGCGTGGCGTCGTCGATCGCCACGCATCCGGCCGTCGGGCCGCCGTCGGTGGCGTGCAGGAAGAACGCGCCGCCGTTGCCGGGCACCCGGGCCTTGTTGACGCCCATCACGACCGCGTGCACGTACTGCGGGATGTCGAGGTTCTCGGTGCCGCTGGCCGGGTCGGTGTCGAACGGGCACTGCGCCTTCTTGCACACCTGCATGGTGTTGTAGGTGGGGCTTTTCATGTCGCCGTCCCACCAGTGGTCCGGGCCGACCTGGACGTAGGGCAGACCGCCGCCGGGATTGGGCGCGGTGCCGAACGCGAAGTCGAGCGTGAACACACCCATCGGGGTCTTCATCTCACCGTCGTGGGTCTGTGGCGCCATGCCGTTGGCGCCGATCCAGGCGGGGATGCCGACGCCGATGGGCTGCCAACCCGCCGGGGTGCGCTGGTAGACGTCCATCTTGGCCTTCGAACCACCCACGCCCACAACGGAAATCACCTGGGTAGCGGCGCCGACGGAGTCGGCGAACCACGGCTGGGTCTGTGCGTGCGCGTGCGGGGCGGTGCCGATCACGGCGGCCAAGGCGCAAATCAAGACGAGCAGCCGGTGGTGCACCAGTTCATGCTAAGTGGCGACGCTCGCGGTATCGAGCACGCCACGCAGCCAGTGCGCCCATTTCGGTTGTTCGGCGGCGGCGACGTCGGCCGCGTCCTGCCCGTACAGGTAGACGGTGGCCATGACGCGGGCCTGCTCGCCGACCGTGCAGGCGCCGATGATCGCGACGCCGGGTGCGGGTTCGCCGATCCGGAGCATGACCTCGCGGACGTTGGCGTCCTGGTGGATCCGGTTGACCACACCAGTCAGCCGGGGCGCGCCCGACGGGGCTTGGCAGCGGTCCCCGACGTCGGTGCCGGTGATCCCCAATGCCTCGGTGAGCCTCTTCCACGCCTGCGACTCCCCGCCCGCAGGCGTCGCCGTCGCGTGCACCAGGGCCGAAGGCGCGCCGGGGAAGTCGGCCAGATACACCCGCAGCACCTCGAAGAAGCCGGGCCAGCCGGTCTCGAAGCTCTCGAGTTCGTCGTCCCAGTCGTCCTTTTCGGTGAACAGGCTGTGCACCATCCGCACGACACAGCGGTCGCCGGAGCGGCTGGTGATCGTGACCTCGGTCGCCACCGGCGGCGCGTCACCGCTCCAGCCGTACTCCTCGTAGGCGAACCTGGTCGGCGGGTCCCATCCGGTGACGGTTCCCGGCTGGGTCTCCTGACCGCAGTTCTCCTCACCGAAGTCGAATGTGATTGCGCCTCCGACTCTTTCCTCGACGGTGGTCGGCGTGAACCAGGCGGTCATGCCCGCGCCGGTGGCGATGGCCTGCCATACCTGCTCCGGTGTGCCGGGCACCAGGAACTCCATTTCGACCCAGCGGCGCCCGGAATCGTCCCTCTTCAACGGCATTACGCGTCCTCCTCGGGTTTCGGATAGGCCGCGACCAGCAAGCGGTAACCGCGGCTACGGGTATCGGATTCGTCGTGGTAGCGGGCCACCAGGGACGTGACGGTGTCGGACAGCTCCTGCGTGAAGGCGGCACGGTCGGCCGGCGAGCGGAACCGGATCGCGGTGTCGATCGACAGGGTCGCCAACCGCTTGTCGGCCTTGCGAGCGGTCGCCCACAGCTCCCCCACTTCGCGCACCGCGCGGGCCGCCAGCGCGATGAGATAGCTCGCCGACAACCGGTCGTTGGTGCGGCCGGGGTCGGTGGCCACTGGCCCCAGCGCTCTCGGAGAGACCACATACGACATCGCGGTGGCCACCAGCAGGCGTTCCTTGAGCCCACCCCACCGTCGTTCGCCCGCCTGCCGCACCAGCCGGTGTCCCTCCAGCGCACGCAGGTGATAGTTCACCTTCTGCCGGGAGATCCCCACCCGCGACGCCAGCGCGGCCGCCGAGGCGGGTTCGGTCAACTCGGCCAGCAACCTGGCCCGCACCGGGTCCAGCGCGCTGACCGCGGCGGCCGGGTCGGCGATCACCTCCACATCGAGCACGAAAGCCATCCTCGTTATTGACAGGATTATTTGTCAATAGGTCTGGATAGGTTCAACCCCATGAACTTGCTGCCCGCACGACGGCACCGCGGCATCCGGCAGATCGGTCAGGGGCTCGGCACGCTCGACCGCGAGGTGTTCGAGGCGATCGCGGACTCGCCCAGCCCGCTGCTCGACGCGGTGATGCCGAGGCTGACCCGGGCCGCGGACTACTCCAGGCTGTGGTTGGCGATCGCGGCGGTGCTCGCGGCCGTCGGCGGGCCGTCGGTCAAGCGCGGGGCCGTCCGCGGGGTGGCCAGCCTCGCGGTGACGAGCCTGCTCACCAACCAGGTCGCCAAACGGGTGTGGAAACGCCCGAGGCCGAACTGGGCTCTGGTGCCGTTGGCGCGGCGCTCCCGACGCACGCCGACGTCCAACTCGCTGCCGTCGGGGCATTCGGCGAGCGCGGCGGCGTTCGCCGTCGGCGTCGGGTTGGAAAGCCCACCGCTAGGGCTGGTGCTGGCGCTGCTGGCGGGGCTGGTCGGGATGTCGCGGATCGCGACGGGTGCGCACTATCCCGGTGACGTCCTGGCCGGGTTGGGTCTGGGGGCCACGGTCGCTGTGCTGGGCGCGCGGGTGGTGCCGCCGGTGGTTCAGAGCGAGGTCCCGGCCGCCGACCCCCTGTGGGTGGGGGCCGCCAAGCGCCCAGACGGTGCGGGCGTCGTGCTCGTGGTCAACCCCGCATCGGGCGGCGGCACCGGGGCGGACGTCATCGAAGAGGTCCGAGAAGCCCTGCCCCGCACCGAGATTGTCGAGCTGGGCGATGACGATGACATCGCCGAAGCGTTGCGGTCAGCCGCCGAGCGGGCTGAGGTGCTTGCGGTGGCCGGCGGCGACGGCACGGTGTCGTGTGCGGCCGGCATCGCCGTCGACACGGGCATCCCGCTGGCCGTGTTTCCCGGCGGAACCTTCAACCACTTCGCCAAGGACATCGGCTGCGACACCGTGGCCAAGACCGTCGCGGCGATCCGGCGGGGCACCGTCGCGTGCGTCGACCTGGTGTGCCTCAACGACGACCGCATGGTGATCAACACCGCGAGCATCGGCGCGTACCCGTCTTTCGTCGAGACCCGCGAAAAATACGAGCACCGCATCGGTAAGCCGCTGGCCAGCGTGTATGCCATGTATCACACGCTGCGGCACGACGATCCCGTCCGCATCCGCTACGACAACAAGACACTGCAGACGTCGCTGTTCTTCCTGGGCAACTCGACCTATCTGCCGTCGGGGTTCGCTCCGGCGCGACGCACCCGCATCGACGACGGGCTGCTCGACATCCGGATCCTGGAGACCGGCCGCCCGTGGGCCAAGCTGCGCATCCTCGCAGCGCTGGCGACGGGACGGCTGGAACGCAGCCCGCTCTACCACGAGCTTCGGGTGCCCGAGTTCACGTTCACGGTGGTCGACGGCTCGACGGTGCTGGCCCACGACGGCGAGGTCGGAACCGAGTGCGCCGAGGCCAGCTTCACCGTGCGATACCGGGTGCTTCCGGTATTTCGTCCGGCTGCGTGATCGGCCGCGTCGGCGCCACCATCGCGAGGCAGACCGCGAAATAGGCGTAACCCAGCGCCCATCCGGCCAGCACGTCGGACAGGTGATGCACGTTCAGCACCACCCGGCCCAGGCCGATCAGGACCACGATCACCGCACCGAGGACGACGAGCCACCCCCGAAGCGGCCCGCGCACGACAGGCAGCACGACGGTCAGCAACGCGAGCACCGCCACCATCACGCCAAGCGCATGGCCCGATGGAAACGAGGCGCCCACCGCGTGCACCAGCGCGGTGTCGGGGCGGGGCCGGTCGGCGGCCCGCTTGGCGGCTTCGGTGACGAGCCCGCTGACCTCAACGGTGATGAGCAGAAACATCGCGATGCGCACGTTGCGCCGCAGCAGCGCAACCACGATGACGACCAGGGTGATCACCCGAAAAGCCATCGGCCCCAACACGGTGCAGAACACGTGCCATCCCAGCACCCAGCCGGGATGGGCGTCGCCGTAGTGATAGAAGCCGTCGAGAAGCGCGGTGTCGAGCGCAGTGAGCCACCGCCACTGCTGGGCGATCCACAGCAAGGCGTACACCGCGGTCGCTGCGACGGCAGAGCCGATCAGCCAGCGTCTGTGCTGGGTCACAGAACAAGCTCTACCATGGCTGCACATGGCCGTGTTTCTGCGCAGGCTGCTGCGCATCGGTGGGCTGCCGGCCGACATGCGCGCCGAGGTCGAGGCCGAGGGCATCCTCCACCTCGCCGAATACGTCCCGGTGACCCGCCGCTTCAGCGGAAAGATCCCCGGCAAGCGCGCCAGTGGCGACATCGCCAGCTACGTGGGCTCGCTGGTGCTGACCAACGAGCGGGTGCTGGCGACGTTGTCGACGGTGCCCAAGCTCGCGGGCCGCACGGTCGACCAGCGCTGGGACGCGGTGCAGGAGGGCACCGTCACCGCCGAGTTGTCCGAGACGGGCCTGTTCATCGAGGTCGACATCCACGCCGTCGATTCCCGGTGCGAGGGGCAGCTGTCCATGCACTACAAGGAGCGGTTTCCCGAGGACCTGTTGCTGCGCCTGCCGCGGCGGTCCCTGGCGTTCGATGTGCCGCCCGAGTACGTCTTCCGCGCGGTCGGCGTGCCCTACCACCCCTGACCTATTGCGCCGAGTGTGGGCTTGTGCCACGCCAAAGCGCGCTGAGGCGTGCCGCGACCCCACACTCGGCCGTGGCGCTATCCGACTTGCGCCACCACGAAGATCCGCCGAAACGGAAAGAACGTCCGGCCGTCCGGGCGCATCGGATACGCCGCATCGAGCAGGGGAATGAGCTCCTCGCGAAACCGCTGCCACTGCGCGTCGGTGAGCCGGCTTCGCACCGGCCGCAACGCGGTGCCGGTGAGCCACTCCGACACCGGATGTGGGCCCGTCAGCTCGTGCAGGTAGGTGGTCTCCCACGCGTCGACGGCACAGCCCGCGTCGGTGAGCAGCCCCGCGTACCGCTCGGGATCGTCGACGGGCGCGTCCGGAAAAGCCACGTCACCCAACAGCGCGGACCAACTCGGCCCGCGCGCCAGGTCGCGGATCGCGCGGTGCGAGGGCGCATCGAAATTTCCCGGCACCTGCAACGCCAGCCACGAGCCGGTTCCCAGCAAGCCAGCCCACCGCACCAACAGCTCCCGGTGCTGCGGAACCCAGTGCAATGTCGCGTTGCTCACGACCACGTCGGTGTCGGGTTGCGGTGCCCAGTCCGCGACGTCGCCGACATGCGCGTCCAGCCCGCGTCCACGCGCCTCCTGCACCATCTCCGGCGAGCTGTCCCACGCCTCGATGACCGCCGAGGGCCAACGCCGAGCCAGCGTCGCCGTGAGATTGCCTGGCCCGCAACCGAGATCGACCACCCGGCGCGGCGCCGCGGCGCCCACCCGGGCCATCAAGTCGAAGAATGCGCGCCCGCGCTGATCGGCGAAGGTCAGGTAGGCGTCGGGATTCCACATGCCGTCAGTGTCGCCGACCGCGTTACCATGCGGAAGTGACCACTTCGGATACCGCCCCGGTGGATCCGCCCATTCCTGTTCCCGATGTTCCCGGCGACGACGCCGGCGCACGCGGTTTGCCACGCCGCGTCGACCTCACGTGGCGTCAGCGCCTGATCGTCGACTCCTCGGCGGCGGCCGACCTCGCGTTGCGCACGGGGATCGCCTCGATGATCGGCGCATCGATGCTGCCCACGATCGTCGGCGCCGCGTTAGGGTCTCACTCCCGCGCGGAGCGCGACCACTTGCGCTTCTACGGCGAGCTGGCCGGCGAAAAGGACCCCCGGCTGTCGTTTCCCGCGCCGACGGTCACCCCGCGGATCTCGTCGCGACCTGCCAATCCGGTCGCGGAGTGGATCGCCAAGGGCCAGGTCCACAACATCCGGTTCAACAGCAGCTTCGAGGCGGTCAACCCCGCCTTGCGCGAGCAGTGCCGTGCCTATCAACGCAACAACGTGGTGCACGCTCAGCACTGGCGCCACGACGACGGGCCGCATCCGACGCTGTGCCTGATCCACGGTTTCATGGGATCGGCCTACCTGTTCAACGGGTTGTTCTTCTCACTGCCGTGGTTCTACCGGTCCGGCTACGACGTGCTGCTGCTCACGCTGCCGTTCCACGGCCGCCGCGCGGAGCGGTTCTCGCCGTTCTCCGGATACGGCTACTTCGCGCACGGCTTCGCAGGTTTCGCCGAGGCGATGGCCCAGGCCGTGCACGACTTCCGTTCTCTGGTCGACTATCTGGAGTACACCGGGGTGGACCGCATCGCGCTGACCGGCATGTCGCTGGGCGGCTACACCGCGGCATTGCTCGCCTGCGTCGACGACCGTCTTCAGGCGGTGATTCCGAATGTCCCGGTGGTCACCCCGGATCGCACGGCCGAGGAGTGGTTTCCGGCCAACCAGGTCATGCGGTTACGCAACCTACTTGCCCGCACCGACGACGAACTGTCTGGCGCCGCAACGATGTATTCCTCGCCGTTGAACTACGCGCCGTTGGTGCCCAAGGACCGCCGTCTGATCATCACCGGTCTCGGTGATCGGCTGGCTCCGCCCGAGCAGGCCGAGATGCTGTGGAAACACTGGGATCGCTGTGCGTTTCACTGGTTTCCGGGCAACCACGTGTTGCACGTCAGCCAGCCGGACTACTTGCGGCGGATGACCCGCTTCATGCGGCCGTTCATGCTCGGCTGAGATCGCCGGACGAGCCGACCCGCCAGTCGATTCGCTGCAGCAGCCCCTCCGGCAGCGGGCCGGCCGGGGTGCCGAGCCGCTCCGCGGTCCGCGGGTCCAGCGCGTTGAGCAACGGTCGCTGGATGCCCGGATGCGCGACGAGGCCCGGTAGCGGTACACCGCGAACCGCCTCTGGGGTGCGGAAGGCACACACCGCGGTGACGGTGGGATGTGTTGCGGTGCCGCTGAACTCCACCGCGGTCCAGGTTTCGGTCGGCCGTGACCACACGTCGCCGAGCCGGTCGCCGAACCGGTCGTCGACCGGAATCCCGTAGGCCGATACCACACCGCGCTCGTCGTGCACGCCGCGCCACCTCTCCCGGCCCGGACCCGCCGGCGGTTCGGCCACGTCGACGATGCTGGCGGTCAGCCCGGTCTCGCGCAGGTGATCGGCCAACCGTCGGCCGACGACCTCGGTGGTGGCCAACAGCGGCAGATCCGGCGACCGGGCCATCAACGCGGTGAGGTTGTCGGCGGCGTTGAGCGTCATGCTGATCCACGTCGTGCGGACACCGGCCTGGTCCCGGCTGGTGACACGCACCTTCTGGCAGCGGACCCCGAACCGCTCGACGTATCCGGCCACCAGCGGCAATGACAGTCCCACAGCGTCGGGATCCTCGACCCGCAACAGCACCGTGGCTTCGTTGGAGGGTTGCGGCTTGGGCGTGGAGTGGTTTCGGCGCCACATGCCAAGCCGTCGCGCGATCCTGGTCGTCAGGAAAAGCCCACGCCACCTGGCGAACACCACAATCACCACGCCCGCGGCCACCCCGAGTACCCAGCGCTCGGTGGTCGACTCCCATGGATACGCCATCGCCGCGGCGACAATCGCCACCAGCGCCAACGCCAGTCGAACGGTCACGTCGAAGTCCTCCCAGATATGGACTGTGCCACGGTGTTTCGCTTACGGTGCGCGGCGACCACCGCGGTGACGGCGGCGGCCACGGCCAGCACACCGGTGCCGACGAACGCGACCGTGCGCGGTGTGGGATCGGCCGGCGGCGGCTGCGGCGGCGCGGCAACGGGTTTCGGTTCGGCCGCCGCTCCGTCACCGGCACCGCTGACGTCCCATGTCAACGCCGCGACCGGGTCGACCAGGCCCGCGCCGGTCAAGTTCGACGGCGCGCGAGCGGCGCCTTGGGCGCTGGCCGTCAGCCGGTCGATCACCTGTTGCGCGGTCAGCTCGGGAAATCGGCTGCGCACCAACGCGGCAGCGCCTGCGACGTAGGCCGAGGCGAAGCTCGAACTGTTGAGGCCGAACAGTTCGCCGCGGTCGTTGGGCAGGGCGTTGGCCAGGCCCCCGCCTTCGGCGTTGCCGACGGAGGCGATGTTCTCGCCGGGTGCCGCGATGCCCACCCACGGGCCGGCCATCGTGAAATCGGACGGCTGCCCCGCGGTGTTCACCGATCCCACCGACAGCACGAACGGCTGCCACCAGGACGGGATCGACACCGACGTGACACCGGCCCAGTTACGTGGGTCCTCAGGACGCCCGGGATCGGAAAGCGGATTGGACGGACATGCCGAGCCGGGATTCAATCCGGCCCGGTTGTTGCCCGCCGCGGCGACGATCACCGCGTCCTTGTCGACCGCGGCGTAGCGCAGCGCCGCACCGAGGTCGTTCTGGTCGACGGTCTCGTTCGCAGGCAGGCAGGTGACCGCGGAGATGTTGATGACGCGGGCGCCCAGGTCCGCCGCGCGGACGACGGCCCGGGCCAGCGTCGCCACGTCGTGAGCGACGCGCGCGGTGGCCGGGTTCTCACCGGTGTCGCGCGGCGCGAACCGCGCCGAGGTCGAACGGATGGCCAGCACCCGCGCACCCGGCGCGACACCCGAGAACCCGTCGGGGCCGGGTTGGCCGGCGATGATGCCGGCCACCAGTGTCCCGTGTCCGTCGCAGTCGGACCGTCCGTCGGTGGACTCGACGAAGTCGCCGCCCGGCTCGACGTTCGGCAGCCGCGGCCCGGGCTG comes from Mycolicibacterium pulveris and encodes:
- a CDS encoding bifunctional phosphatase PAP2/diacylglycerol kinase family protein; protein product: MNLLPARRHRGIRQIGQGLGTLDREVFEAIADSPSPLLDAVMPRLTRAADYSRLWLAIAAVLAAVGGPSVKRGAVRGVASLAVTSLLTNQVAKRVWKRPRPNWALVPLARRSRRTPTSNSLPSGHSASAAAFAVGVGLESPPLGLVLALLAGLVGMSRIATGAHYPGDVLAGLGLGATVAVLGARVVPPVVQSEVPAADPLWVGAAKRPDGAGVVLVVNPASGGGTGADVIEEVREALPRTEIVELGDDDDIAEALRSAAERAEVLAVAGGDGTVSCAAGIAVDTGIPLAVFPGGTFNHFAKDIGCDTVAKTVAAIRRGTVACVDLVCLNDDRMVINTASIGAYPSFVETREKYEHRIGKPLASVYAMYHTLRHDDPVRIRYDNKTLQTSLFFLGNSTYLPSGFAPARRTRIDDGLLDIRILETGRPWAKLRILAALATGRLERSPLYHELRVPEFTFTVVDGSTVLAHDGEVGTECAEASFTVRYRVLPVFRPAA
- a CDS encoding phosphatase PAP2 family protein gives rise to the protein MTQHRRWLIGSAVAATAVYALLWIAQQWRWLTALDTALLDGFYHYGDAHPGWVLGWHVFCTVLGPMAFRVITLVVIVVALLRRNVRIAMFLLITVEVSGLVTEAAKRAADRPRPDTALVHAVGASFPSGHALGVMVAVLALLTVVLPVVRGPLRGWLVVLGAVIVVLIGLGRVVLNVHHLSDVLAGWALGYAYFAVCLAMVAPTRPITQPDEIPEAPGIAR
- a CDS encoding trans-aconitate 2-methyltransferase, with the translated sequence MWNPDAYLTFADQRGRAFFDLMARVGAAAPRRVVDLGCGPGNLTATLARRWPSAVIEAWDSSPEMVQEARGRGLDAHVGDVADWAPQPDTDVVVSNATLHWVPQHRELLVRWAGLLGTGSWLALQVPGNFDAPSHRAIRDLARGPSWSALLGDVAFPDAPVDDPERYAGLLTDAGCAVDAWETTYLHELTGPHPVSEWLTGTALRPVRSRLTDAQWQRFREELIPLLDAAYPMRPDGRTFFPFRRIFVVAQVG
- a CDS encoding alpha/beta hydrolase family protein, whose amino-acid sequence is MTTSDTAPVDPPIPVPDVPGDDAGARGLPRRVDLTWRQRLIVDSSAAADLALRTGIASMIGASMLPTIVGAALGSHSRAERDHLRFYGELAGEKDPRLSFPAPTVTPRISSRPANPVAEWIAKGQVHNIRFNSSFEAVNPALREQCRAYQRNNVVHAQHWRHDDGPHPTLCLIHGFMGSAYLFNGLFFSLPWFYRSGYDVLLLTLPFHGRRAERFSPFSGYGYFAHGFAGFAEAMAQAVHDFRSLVDYLEYTGVDRIALTGMSLGGYTAALLACVDDRLQAVIPNVPVVTPDRTAEEWFPANQVMRLRNLLARTDDELSGAATMYSSPLNYAPLVPKDRRLIITGLGDRLAPPEQAEMLWKHWDRCAFHWFPGNHVLHVSQPDYLRRMTRFMRPFMLG
- the eccE gene encoding type VII secretion protein EccE; its protein translation is MTVRLALALVAIVAAAMAYPWESTTERWVLGVAAGVVIVVFARWRGLFLTTRIARRLGMWRRNHSTPKPQPSNEATVLLRVEDPDAVGLSLPLVAGYVERFGVRCQKVRVTSRDQAGVRTTWISMTLNAADNLTALMARSPDLPLLATTEVVGRRLADHLRETGLTASIVDVAEPPAGPGRERWRGVHDERGVVSAYGIPVDDRFGDRLGDVWSRPTETWTAVEFSGTATHPTVTAVCAFRTPEAVRGVPLPGLVAHPGIQRPLLNALDPRTAERLGTPAGPLPEGLLQRIDWRVGSSGDLSRA
- the mycP gene encoding type VII secretion-associated serine protease mycosin, with the translated sequence MGTTLRAVVAATVSLAVAVLSCPAALAISPPEIDPALPAPSGSPGPVQPMAQRGACVAGGVLPGTDPGAVSPNQAMLDLDDAWTFSRGEGQLVAVIDTGVQPGPRLPNVEPGGDFVESTDGRSDCDGHGTLVAGIIAGQPGPDGFSGVAPGARVLAIRSTSARFAPRDTGENPATARVAHDVATLARAVVRAADLGARVINISAVTCLPANETVDQNDLGAALRYAAVDKDAVIVAAAGNNRAGLNPGSACPSNPLSDPGRPEDPRNWAGVTSVSIPSWWQPFVLSVGSVNTAGQPSDFTMAGPWVGIAAPGENIASVGNAEGGGLANALPNDRGELFGLNSSSFASAYVAGAAALVRSRFPELTAQQVIDRLTASAQGAARAPSNLTGAGLVDPVAALTWDVSGAGDGAAAEPKPVAAPPQPPPADPTPRTVAFVGTGVLAVAAAVTAVVAAHRKRNTVAQSISGRTST